The genomic interval CCCACTCGAGGCGGTCGTCGTGGCCTCGAATCTCGATAAAGTACTCGGCGAGATCAACGTACCGCGCCTCACCCGTCACACGCGCGAGTTTCACGAGCGCGAGTTCGATTTCTTGATGCCCGGGCGCGCCGTCGATTTCGTCGGGAAACACGTCGTCGATGTGATCTGCAAACGCCGTGGCAACGTCGAGTAACGACGTTTTCCCGGTCGCACGGTGGTGGGCAACGGCGGCCTCGATGAGGTGACCCGCACAGTACAGTTCGTGGAGCGTATTGAGATTCGTCCAGCGCTTGTCGGGCTCCTCGAGCGTGAAGTAGGTGTTGAGATAGCCATCGTCGTCCTGTGCGGCAGCGACGAGGTTGATGACGTCGTCAACACGGCCTATGAGTTCGGGATCTGGCTCGTCGGCCGTCGCGAGCACGTAACTGGCCGCCTCGAGCCATTTGTACGCATCCGAGTCGGCGAACCACATGCCCTCAAAGTCGCCCGTCTCGCCGGCGGCGGCACGACGGAAGTTCTCGAGACAGCCACTCGATTCGAGCTGGTCGTACTGGTACTCGATTGTAACGTCGCGATTCGTCTCGAGTCGGGGGCTCCAGAACTCGTCGTCGATCGTTACCGCAGTGGGTTCGACTGGCTTCATATGGCGCATGGGAATCGAATGCGTCTGTGTCACACAGCCGTATAGCGATACCGATCTCGAGCCCGATCGCGGTCTGCGGACCGTGAAAACTGTGTCTTAGGCGTAGTTGTGCTCGAGTTCAATTACGTTTGCCGCACCGAGGACGGCCTGCAGCAGTTCGTCATCGAACGTGGTGGTGTCGTCGTTCCAGTACACCGGGCAGGCGATGCCGACGGCGGCGATGGAGCGGCCGTGAGCGTCGACGATTGGGACCGCAAGCGAGCGCAGTCCGTTTCGCCACTCCTCTTGGCCAACCGCGTATCGACGGTTTCGAACCTGCTCGAGTTCGGCGTGAAGCTCCGTCTGGTCGGTGATCGTGTGCTCGGTTGTGGCCGGCAGCCCGTGCTGGTCGATGATGGCAGTGACTTCTTCCGAGGGTCGAAAAGCGAGAATAGCTTTCCCAAGCGCCGTGCTGTGAAGTGGAACTGGCTGGCCTTCGTGAACATCGATATCGATGCCGTTCTCGCCGCGAGATTGGTAGAGGTAGGTGCCATGTCCGTCCGTTTCGATACAGAGATTGACCAGATGCCCGGTTTCGTCCGCGAGTTCATCGACCTGGGGCTGTGCGGAGTCGTAGATCGGCGTCCGATTGCGTGCGTGTGCGCCGAGTCCAAAGAACGACAGGCCGAGGTGGTACTCGTCGCCGACTTTGTCGACGTACTCCTCTCTGGTCAGGGTCGTCAGGTAGTTGTAGACCGCGCTCTGACCGATATCGACTCGCTTAGCGATCTCTGCAACGCTCGCGCCGTTGAGTTCCTGTATGACTTCGAGTATTGTAAACGTCCGACGCACTGATCGGACGGATGACTCTGACTTCGCCATGAGTGGCACTTACAGACGAGCCCTCATATAGATTGTTCCGAGAGTCCGAATCTCTTGTGTGTCCACGCTACGCCTGTGTCACTCGAGGCGCGGCTAACTCGCCTCTTTGCTCCGCTCGAGAAGGCGATACACCAGCGCCGTCAGGACGGGGTGGGGGCCGACCGCCGTCTGGACGCGAAACGCACACGCGATCAGGCGGCCGTCGCCGACCGACCGCTCGAGCAGCGGGCTGGCCCAGTCGGCGAGCCAGCCGCGGACGCTCCCGACGTGGATGGTATCTGTCTCAGGCTCGAGGCCGGTGACGAGTTCGTACGGATAGCCGTCTTCGAACTCCCAGCCAAGCGCGCGGTCCGAGCAAAGCCCCGAAAGAAGCGGCGAGTCCTGATAAAAGAGCGTCGCCGTGTTCATCCAGCTATCAGTACGGGCCATCGATCGAGTCTCGAATACGTCGTTCGCCTGCAGGTCGCCGTGTTGATCCGGTACCTGGATCGCCGTTCCACCCGCAGAGACGAACTCGAGGATGTCGTCGGTGACGGTGGTGACGAACGCGACATCCACAGCAGCGGAGAACTGGTGTGTGACCTCGAGACCGGTTCCCGCGAGCTGTGAGCCGAGTGGCCCCGTGGCGAAGACGGTCAGGTCTTGGGGCGGCGATATTGACGACGGCACGACCGTCAGGGATTTCGTTCGGGTGTGACCGGTTTCGAGGCCGCGGACAGTCACTGATTCCGTGCCGACTGTCTCCGCATCTGGCATCGAGAGCGCAATCGGCTCGCTGTCGACGATTGAGTGTGGCGGTGCCGTCAGTTCCTGTCGGCCAGTTTCCCCACGCCACTCCCACTCGAGCGTTTCCTGCACCGGTTCGTTGGTGTCGTTGACCAACGTCACCTCGAGATGACGGTCGTCGTCCGTCCAGGCTGTGTGGGCGTCGAGGCTGGCGACGAGCGTGACAGGCTCGTTTAACGGGGCAACCGTCTCGATTGCTGCCTTTTCGTTCCGGCAGTAGTCGTAGAGGCCGCTAAACTCCCATTCAGTGTCGGCCAACTGCGAGAGCACGTAGCCGTCGATCTCCTCGTTTGTTCGCAACTCGCCGACGACATGCGCGAGCGATCGAGCGGCCCGAGTTTGCCAGACGTCTGCGAGATCCTCAATCGAGTCGAACACGTCTGCAAGATCGGCCGCGTCAAATCGCTCTCGGACGCCACTTGGCCGTTTCATCGGCTCCTCGAGGAACTCATGTGAGAACCACGCTGGCTCTCTGCCGTAGTGCTCGACGAGGACAGAGAGCGAGGGAAACGCCCAGGTGCCGACATCTGACACCACAACCGGCGCAGTCGCGTCGTCGAAGCGCCGGGTTGCGTAGTTGTCAGCCCGGTGAACGAGTGCATGCTCGAGATTGCGCGTCCACTCGGTCGCGCGGTCGGGGCTGATACAGTGGCGATGATAGTCGTTGATGTCTGTTTTGACGTGCGCCCAGCCGGAGGTATCGCAGACGAGTCGCGTTGGATCGTCCTCCCGCAGAGTGTCGACGAGCGACGAGAGGTACGTCTGTTTCGTTTCGTCCGTCCAGAGGGCCTCTTCGGCGCTGTGCTGGCCGATCCCCCACGCCTCGTTGTAGAGACTCCACGCGATGACGCTTGGGTGGTTATAATCGCGTTTGATAAGCGCTCGCAGTTCAGCCTGGAGTTCCTCTTTCGATCGATCGGTGTAGCGCGACGGACTCGGCAGTTCCTCCCAGACGAGCAGCCCCTCCCGGTCGGCGACCTCGAGAAAGTCGGGATGGGCCGGCTTGCAGTGCGTTCGAACGAGATTACAGCCAAGCGCCGAAATTCGCTCGAGTTCGTCCGCGAACGTGTCGTCGGTCGGCGGCCGGTACAGCGTCTTTGGATAGTAGCCCTGATCGAGGACGCCCCGCAAGCGGATCGCCTCGCCGTTGAGCACGAAGCCGTCTGCGGTACGCTCGGTCGTTCGCAGGCCGAACGTCTCCTCGTACCGGTCGAGTTCAGTACCGTTGGCCTCGAGTGTGACCTCGAGGTCGTATAACGCGGGTGAGTCGGGCGACCAGTACGCCGGATCATCAAACGAAAGCGTGAGCGTCTCATCGACAGGACCAATCTCGAGGCACTCGAGCAGCCCGTCTCGAGACGCCCGAACGGTTGCCTGCAGGTCGTCTTGGTCGTAGCCGTTCGAATCTACCTCGAGGTCGACGAGTGCACTATCTGTCTCGAGATCCGGCGTGACGGCGATGTTGGCGATGTGGGTTTCTGGACGGAAAGCCAGCGATACCGACTGCCAGATGCCACTAACACGGGTGTACCACGGCTCGCCCTGTCTGCCGTGTGGAATCTCCGAAAGGTCCTGTGGATCGTGGACGGCGACAGTGAGCGTGTTTTCGCCGGAGTCGACTGCATCGGTGATCTCACACTCGAAGGGGAGATAGCCACCGCGGTTCTCACCGACCAGTTCGCCGTTGACCCAGACGGAGGTCCAGTAATCGACTGCGCCGAACTCGACGAACGCCCGACGCGACTCGAGTGCACTCCGCTCGAGTTCGAACGTTCGATTGTACCACGCAGTTCCGGTGTAGCTCCGGAGACCGTCGTCTTCCTGCCAGACGTGAGGGACGTCGACTGGATCTGCCTCGGTGAGCCACATCGCGAGTTCCGTTTGCCAGCCTTCAGTCATGCCGATGCCGTCGGGGTCGACTTCGAACATCCACTCGCCATTCAGCGAGCGCGTCCGACGGAAACCGGTGCTGTCGTCCATGACTGGGAGTTTGCCCGCTCGTGGTTAAATCTTCATTATACGCGCGTTTTGCACCTCCCCTCCTCAAGGCGAATCGGCCATCATCGAACCGGTACACTCGTTTCTTACTGAGAAACGCCGAGTTTAGTCGACTGTTGATTACATATGTACATGCGTAATCTATGTCAGCTAGTGCCACAGATGTACGCCGCCAAACACCGAGTATGACACCGATTTCCGGCCTATTTCTTCAAACGAAACAGGCTCGAGCATCGGCAGTGGAACACGTTTCCAGTTCTCGTCACGGCTGGATGTCACCCCTCGAGTGTTGTCCACCTCGTCTCGACGCATCTGTCAATTCGGGTTTCATAGTATTTTATGCCGCACCCGAGCAAGAGTGAGCCATGCGAGGACTTGCCAAAACAGACCGAACGGACGGGGCGATGGAACTACTCGAGGTCGATAAGCCAGCACCGGGACCGGACGAAGCGCTCATCGAAGTCTCTCATGCAGGACTGTGTGGCAGCGACGCAGGCATCTACAAGTTCAAATCCGCGTTCGAGCGCATGGAGTTGCCGACGATCATCGGCCACGAGTACGCCGGAACCGTCGTCGAAACCGGAGACAATGTCAGCGAGTACGCCGTTGGCGACCGCATCGTCGAACGCCCGATTCGCGGCTGTGGCGAGTGTTACCAGTGTAAAATCGGCGAGGAAAACGTCTGCCAGAACGCCGTTATCACCGGCGTCGACCACCACGGCGCGTACACCCAGTACGTCACAGTTCCCGAGCGCGCACTCCATCCCGTTCCCGACGACGTCTCCCTGCGTAACGCCGCCGTCGTCGAACCCACCAGTATCGCCGCTCGAGCGGTTATCGAAAACTCCCGCGTAGGCGCGGGCGACCGCGTGCTCGTGGCTGGACCTGGCCCGATAGGACAATTAACGGCACAGATTGCGCGCGAACAGGGCGGCGAAGTCGTCGTCGCCGGTGTTGGTCAGGATACCGACTACCGCCTCCCGCTCGCCGAAGAGTTCGGCTTCGACACCATCAACGTCGAAACGGATGACCTCAAGTCCATTCGTGACGAACGAACGGACGGCATCGGCTACGACGTTGTCTTCGATACGACGGGCCACCCCTCGGGGCTGACGATGGCCGTCGATGAGGTCCGCAAAGGCGGCCAGATCGTTCTCGTTGGCCAGACTGGCGAGACGACGATGGCGTACTCACCGCTCGTGCGCGCCGAAATCGACCTGCAGTGTTCCTACGCCTCGATGTACGAAGACTTCGAACGCTCGCTGCGACTGATCGGCTCGGGAGCCGTCGACTGTGATACCTTTATCGACGAGCGCTACTCGCTGCTGTCGGCTGATGACGCGTTCACCGCCTTCCTCGGCGGTGAGACCTGCAAACCCGTCTTCGACGTCAGCGAACTTCACGCATAACGCCGTCATAGTTATCGCTTTTTTGCGCGCTCGAGGTGGAGGTGGCACAATCCAGAAAGTGGCTCCGCTCACGAACAACACAGCGTGGGACACATCGGAGCCAGCATAAGCCATGTGTCCCGAACCGCACCGCAAGGAACTGCTGTCTGGGAGTGAATCCCGCTTATGCGACCTCGAGCGTCGCGACCGTTGCCGGCGGCAGATCGACGCTGATGGTATTTCCATCGATGTCGACGTCGGTCGGTTCCGGCTCGAACTCGTCGGCGTTGTCGGGTCCGACCTCCGCGTTCGGCTCGTGGTCGCCAAAGAGGAGCGTCGCCTCGACCGAGTCGGGCGTCGCGCCCTCGACACGCACGTCGACCGTCTGTGCCTCGCGGCAGTCGAGGTTGGTCAGCGAGATAAACGTCTCGTCGCCGTCAGTCGAGGCCGAGCCCTGCACAAGTGGCAGATCACGCTCGTCCTCGAGTTCGCGCGACGGTGCCGAAATCGTCGTCTGGACGGCGTCGTTGTCCTGGTGTGGCGCATAGGAATCGAAGACGTGGTAGGTCGGGCGTGCCCACGCCTCGTCGGCGTCGGTTTCGACGAGACACTGCAGAACGTTGACCGTCTGGGCGATGTTCGTCATCGTCACCACGTCGCTGTGGTGGTTGAAGATATCGAGTGCGGCTGCGGCCGAGAGCGCATCGAGGACAGTCCCGGGCTGCTCGAGGCCGTTGCCGGCCGTCGCTTCGACGTGCCAGGCCCCCCACTCGTCGACGATGACGCCGATATCGCGCGTCGTCGCGACGGCATCGATGGCTCCCGCAATGGTCTCGATGTGGTCGCTCATCTCGAGAGCGTCCGCGAGGAACGTATCGTAATCATCTTCGTCGGCTTCGGAGACGCTCATCGTCCGGCCGTAGTAGTGATGGAAGGTGAGGTGATCGAGCGGGAAGTCAACGCCCCACGGCGATTCGTTCACCTGCTCGAGGAAGCGCCGATTCCACTCGTGTTGTTCGAATCCGCAGGCGATGAGTTCGAGGTCATCCTCGAGCATGAGGTTGTCCGTGGTGCCGACGTAGGTCGCAAAGCGTCGGTACTCGTTGGCGTACTGTTCGGGCGTCATCTGGCCGCCACAGCCCCAGTTCTCGTTGCCGATACCCCAGTATTTCACGCCATAGGGTTCCTCGCGTCCGTTTTCACGCCGCCGGTTGGCGAGTTCGGTATCGCCGTCGTAGTTACAGTACTCGACCCAGTCTGCGGCTTCCTGTGGATCGCCCGACCCGACGTTGGTCGCAAGATAGGGTTCGGTATCGATTTGCTCACAGAACTCGAGGAACTCGTCGGTGCCGAAGGCGTTCGATTCTTCGGGTAGTTCCTCGGGGCCTTGGGCCCAAAAGAGGTTGCGACGGCGCGGGCGGTCCTCGCGGGGCCCGATACCGTCTTCCCAGTGATAGTCGTCGGCGAAACAGCCGCCGGGCCAGCGAAGCACCGGCAGTTCGATGTCGTTGAGCAGTTGGAACACGTCCTCGCGGTAGCCGACCTCCTCGTCGCTGTCGCGTCGCCAGATCCCATCGTAGATACATCGTCCGAGATGTTCGGAGAAGTGGCCGTGTACCGCTGGATCAACGTGTCCGATAACTGCCTCTGTATGAACCGTTAGCTCTGCATCAGCCATGTACGACCCACTATTTCGCGACGGGTGTAATAAATATCATGGTTTATTTAAGTTGAAAGTGGCGGGGAGTGAACTGCCGATTTACCCAATTGAGTCTCTCGAGGCAGTGTTCGATACCCAGTTTCGCAGTCTCGAGTCGATATGACGAAGTATGACTGTCTGTCGTGATCAAACCAGTAGCGTCAATACCTTCTCACGAGATGCCACACTATGCGCTACAAAAACCCTGTGCTGCCGGGCTTTCATCCCGACCCCACGATCTGTCGAGCAGACGGCTCGTTCTTCCTCGCTACCAGTTCCTTCGAGTACGTCCCTGGCGTCCCGCTCTATCGGAGCGACAACCTCGCCGACTGGGAGCCAATTGGCCACGCACTTACCCGTGACTCACAATTTGCGGCCCACCACGCCGACGCCTTGACAGGTATCTACGCGCCGACGCTTCGCCACCACGACGGCACGTTTTACCTCGTCACGACGAACGTCAGCGGCGGCGGTCACTTTTTCGTCACGGCTGAGGACCCAGCAGGTGAGTGGTCGGAGCCGACGTGGATCGACGCGCCGGGTATTGACCCCGACCTCTTCTTCGAGGACGGCACCTGCTACTTTACCTACCACTCCGACGATCCCGACGCCCCGATCCAGCAGGCCGAACTCGACCTCGAGACGGGAGACCTCGGCGAGTCCAGTACGATCTGGACCGGGTTTCGAGACCCCTACGTCGAAGCGCCGCACATCTACGAACGCGATGGCACCTACTACCTGATGGTCGCTGAGGGTGGCACGCACGCCGGCCACATGGTCGTCATGGCGCGCGCTGACGATCCGACGGGACCCTACGAGGGCTGTCCCGACAACCCGATTCTCACCCATTGGGGGCAACCGCGCGATGCGATTCGAGCCGTCGGCCACGCTGACCTCGTCCAGGACCACAATGGGGCGTGGTGGCTCGTCTGTCTCGGAATCCGCCAGCGCGGTCCGTGGCCGAGGTACCACCACCTTGGCCGTGAGACGTTCCTCGCGCCCGTCTCCTGGGAGAACGGCTGGCCGGTCGTCAACGACGGGGAACCGATTCAGGCTGCGATGGACGCCCCGCTTCCCGGCGACCGCAAAACGGACGAGACGAGCATCGACCGCACCGACACCACGTTCGCGGACGGACTGGGCCTCGAGTGGCAGTTCCGCCGCAACCCAGATCGCGAGCGCTACGAGACGGGATCGGACGGCCTCCGGCTTCGCGGCGGACCGGAATCGCTCGCGGAACCCGGTGCGACCTTCGTCGGTCGCCGACAGACGGCGTTCGACTGTCGTCTCGAGGCCGCGCTGTCGTTCGATCCGGGCGCTGGCGAGGAGGCGGGGATTGCGGTGGTTGCTGACGAACGCCACCACTACCAGGTGGGCGTAACCCGACGCGAGGGGCGTCGGGAGGCCATCGTGCGCCTCCGTATCGGCGATGCGACGGAGATCGTCGGACGCACGCCGGTCGGGGAGACAGTCGATCTCAGCGTGGTAGCCGACGCCGAGAGCTACCGCTTCCTCGTCGACGGGACGGAACTCGGCTCGGGGTCGACTCGCTATCTCTCGACGGAGGTCGCAGACGGGTTCACCGGTGTTGTTGTCGGCCCCTACGCAACCGGTCATGGGACGACCTGCGAGACGGACGCCGTCATCGAGCGAGTCGTTTATAGTACCGACTGAAACCGTTTTCACACCCATCGCACAATTGTCACGCGATGGGGTGTGTACTGCCGTTCAGTAGAGAGTCCCCGAATCGATGTGAGCTGACTACTGCTCGGTCGCGTTGACGGCGCTCGGATCCAACGCGAGCGACCGGCAGACCCGTACGAATAAGAGTATTCAACCCAACCCGTAGCATATGAGACACGCGCGATCACACCGGACGACTGCTTTCCGCCCCTGTTCGGGCACTGCGGTGGGTCCGCTCGAGTCGATGGCGGCTGGATCGATTTGGGGAGTCAAACGACCGGGAGGAATCCCCTCGAGTCGACTGACCACGCCATGACTGACGCCCACAACCCCGACGATCACACTGGCTCGGTCCTCTATGAGCCGCCTGAGTGGGCACCCGTTCCCGGCGCGATGTACCCGCGAGCGACGCGCCTCGAGCACGGTGAGGGTGACGATCCGGCACTGTTAGCGACGTTCGAGTGTTACGAGACGGTCGGCAAGACGGGGACCGACGAGCCATACTTTCCGATCTATCGAAGCACCGACGACGGCCGGTCGTGGTCGCACTACGCAGATCTTCGTGACACCGAGCATGGGTGGGGACTTCGCTACCAGCCGACGCTGTTCGAACTGCCACAACAGGTTGGGCCCTGGGAGGCCGGAACGGTGCTGGCCGCCGGGAACGCAATTCCGAGCGACCGTTCGGAGACGAGTATCGATCTGTACGCGAGCGACGATGGCGGCCGGAACTGGTCGTTCGTGAGCACGATCGTCTCGGGTGGGAAAGCCGTACCGAGCCGCGGCGAGTCGCCGGTCTGGGTTCCCGAACTCACGGTCGACGCCGACGGCAATCTCGTCTGTTACTTCTCCGACGAACGTCACTCTGAAGACGGCTACGACCGACTCATCGGCCACCGCGTCTCGAGTGACGGGGGCAACACCTGGGAGCCACAGGTGTTCGACGTCGCGATTGCTGACAACGAGTCCCGGCCTGGCATGCCCTCAGTTACGCCGCTTCCGAACGGGCGCTACCTCATGACGTACTATATCGACGGCCCGCAGTACGGCGGCAGCGTATTCACTCGTACCTCGCCGAACGGGCGCGAGTGGGGCGACCCAGCCGACGTTGGCGCCCCGGTTCAGACAACAGACGAGTTGCAGTTGATCGATGGCCCGTACGGGACGTGGGTCCCCGCAGGTGACGACAACGGCACGATACTGGTCGCCGGCAAGACGTTTCGCGACAAACACCGTAACCCCGCTCCCGACAGCGGGACGGTCTTGCTCGCAACGACCGACATGAGCGCAGTCGGTCCATGGACACCGGTATCTGCCCCCCTCTGGTTCGACGACGAACTCGAGACAGGGCATCGATCCGTCGCCTGGACGACGACACTGTTGCCCGCTGCTGACGGAACGGAACTGCTGCAGTTTACGTCGACGTATGCCGGCCACGGCAAGACCGAGATCAGGTACGGCCGCGAGTCGCTGTCAACAATGGTCGAATACGACCGCGACTCGAGCGAGCGCTCGGCCAGCACCTCATCGACAGAACGCAGCCAGAGCGCCCATCGGCGGACGCGTGAGAACACCCAGTTTATCAGCCGGCCAACTGACAGCACGCCACCTGCAGAACCCCATCACGTTAAATCGATTGTCAAGGCGTTCGACCTCCTCGAGACGATCGAACGAACTGGCCCGGTCGGCGTCACCGAACTTGCCCGTCAGACGGGCGTGGCAAAGAGTTCGGTCTACAAGTATCTCGATACGCTGCGTCACCTGGGCTACGTGACGAAAAGTGACGGCGAGTACGCGACATCACTGCGATTGTTCCGGTTCGGCCAGCAGATCCTCTCTCGACACGAGGTTCGCGACATTGCCAAACCGGAACTGCAGGCACTCTCTGAGCGAATCGGCGAGACTGTCTCGCTAATCGTCGAAGAAGACGGTGATGCGGTGTATCTGTACTGTACTGATCCGGTCGACGGGTTGACGACGATCGAAGCGGGCAGTCGCCTCCCGATTCATGTCTCGACGGGCGGCAAAGCACTGCTTGCACACCGCTCGCGCGAAGAGGTCGACTCCCTCCTCGAGAATGCGGTTCGGACCGTTGACCGGCAGAACTTTTATGCCGATCTCGAGACGGCACGAGACAATCGTGTCCTCATCGATCGGGATACGAGCACGCAACTCGAGTACAGCGCCGGTTTGCTCGAGAAACAGGAGTATACAATCAGTCAGCAGCGTGCGGACGACCGGATTCATCGCATTGCGGTCCCGATTCGGGATGGAGAAGACCGCGGCGTCGCCGCACTCGAGGTGATCGGCTCGAATTTCGAACTGGACTCGACGCGACTGCAGGCGGATCTCGTCCCACTGCTTGTGGCTGCCGCAAAAGAGATCGAACTCGAATTGCTCGAGCGCGAGCGCGGCCAGTTCGGGTAACCGCTCACGATTGTTTCGTCTCTTCTCGGGAGATATCGTGATCGACCATGTACATTTATTACGGACGGGCATCGAATTGTGTGGTATGTCACGCCAAAACGGTAGTGATATCTTATCAAAAGATAGACGTAACGGAAAGGGAACGCCATACGCCGTCTCGAGACGGCAAGTGCTGTCGGCGGCCGGCGGTACGGGCGCGATGCTCGTCGCTGGGTGTGCTGGGGGCGGTGACGATGAGAACGGTGGCGCCGCCGACGAGCGGCCGTCGTTCGACCCGGACGAAGACGAGCGCGTCGACACCGCGTTGATCCAACCGACGACGGATAATCCGACGAATTGGCAGTACAACATCTACAATCCGTCACAGGAGTTCGGTCACGAGATGAACAACGACCAGTTCGTCTGGTACCACATGGAGCGCGACGAGTTCACGTGGCGTCTCATCGATATCGCCGAGTACGAAGACGACCATGCGCTCGTCGACCTCGCTGACGACCGCTACTGGCACTCGGATGGCGAGAACGTTGACGCCGAGGATCTTCGAACAAAACTGATTCTCGAGGACATCATGAGCGGCGACCTCGGTGCCGTCTTCGAGGACGTTTCGATTTCGGGCGATCACCAGGTCGAGATGGATCTCGCGGGGACGATCAATCCGGAGGTGTTCGATACGAGCTGGACCAACATGTGGTTGGACACCAGAGCCGACCAGTACGACCAGTTCGTCGAACGCTGGGAAGACGGCGAATCGATCGACGATATCCGTCCCGACCTCGAGAACTACGAACTCGACGAGATCGAGGGTCACGGCCCGTTCGAAGCGGTCAACGTCACGGACAACCTCTTCGAGATGGAACTCGTCGAGGACCACCCCGACGCAGACCAGATCAACTTCACCCGCTGGGAAATCCACCGCGTCGGCTCCGATACTGGTGAGGTGTTGATGGGCAACGAAGTCGATACGATCCGTAACTTCACCGCTGAGGATGCCGTCCTCGACAACCGGCCGGACGACCTCACCGTTGGTCACCTTCCGGCGATGTGGGGGATGGCGCTGCCGTTCAACCTCGACCACGAACACGTCGGCAACGTTCGCGTCCGCCAGGCGCTGGCGGAGTTCATTGACCGCGAGGGTGTTGCCTCCAGTTACGGGCCATACGGAGAAGCCGTTGAGGCTCCGAGCGGTCTCGTCGGGAACATCGACGGCGAGAATAACCCGAGTGACGCCTGGACGGACTGGATCACGGATGAGGGTGCCGATGCCCTCCACCGGTACGATGACGTCGAGCGCGGCCGGGACCTGCTTCGCGAGGAAGGCTACTCGAGAGACGACGAACAGTGGTACACGCCAGATGACGAGGAGTTCGAACTGACGATTACGATGCCAGCGGATACGACCGACTGGCACCCAGTGTACCAGACCGTCGAGGGACAGCTCAGACAGGAAGGGATCAACGCCGACGTGGAGGCGGTCGACGACACCGTCTACTGGTCGGATTACTACCTCGATGGCGACTACGACCTCGCATCGACGGGGTGGACGCTACAGAACTCCTACCCGTACTTCACGTTCCGGATGTACTACATCATCGACGCCCAGTACCTCAATCTCGACACTGACGACGTGGTTGCACCACCGATAGGCGAGCCCGACGGCGACCTCGAGTCGGTTGACGTTGTTGGGTTGCTCGAGGAGTTACAGACGACACAGGACGAAGCCGAGTCCGTCGAGTTGATCGAGGAAATTGCGTGGGTGACGAATCAGTACCTGCCGATGTTGCCCCTGACCGAAATCAACGACACGGTCTGGTTCTGGGAGGACGAGTGGTGGGTTCCGGACCCGGTTGAAGAGTCAGAAACGTACCAGTCGAAGTGGCCACTGTGGCAGTTCCCACGAACGGGCAACCTGCGGGCACGATAACGGAGGACGATTGATGTCTCGTTACCTCCTGAAACGGCTCTCGATGGCGGCGTTTACCCTGTATGCCGTCATGACGATCACGTTCGTGATGATCCAGTCCATTCCGGGCGGCCCGGAAGACTACATTCGCGCTCAACTGATGCAAAGTCGCGGCGACGGCTCCATTAGCATGGCACAGGTCAGCCAACTCGCCGAGCGCTCGATGAACATCAATCCGACCGATCCGAT from Natronolimnobius sp. AArcel1 carries:
- a CDS encoding glycoside hydrolase family 43 protein, with the translated sequence MRYKNPVLPGFHPDPTICRADGSFFLATSSFEYVPGVPLYRSDNLADWEPIGHALTRDSQFAAHHADALTGIYAPTLRHHDGTFYLVTTNVSGGGHFFVTAEDPAGEWSEPTWIDAPGIDPDLFFEDGTCYFTYHSDDPDAPIQQAELDLETGDLGESSTIWTGFRDPYVEAPHIYERDGTYYLMVAEGGTHAGHMVVMARADDPTGPYEGCPDNPILTHWGQPRDAIRAVGHADLVQDHNGAWWLVCLGIRQRGPWPRYHHLGRETFLAPVSWENGWPVVNDGEPIQAAMDAPLPGDRKTDETSIDRTDTTFADGLGLEWQFRRNPDRERYETGSDGLRLRGGPESLAEPGATFVGRRQTAFDCRLEAALSFDPGAGEEAGIAVVADERHHYQVGVTRREGRREAIVRLRIGDATEIVGRTPVGETVDLSVVADAESYRFLVDGTELGSGSTRYLSTEVADGFTGVVVGPYATGHGTTCETDAVIERVVYSTD
- a CDS encoding ABC transporter substrate-binding protein, with amino-acid sequence MSRQNGSDILSKDRRNGKGTPYAVSRRQVLSAAGGTGAMLVAGCAGGGDDENGGAADERPSFDPDEDERVDTALIQPTTDNPTNWQYNIYNPSQEFGHEMNNDQFVWYHMERDEFTWRLIDIAEYEDDHALVDLADDRYWHSDGENVDAEDLRTKLILEDIMSGDLGAVFEDVSISGDHQVEMDLAGTINPEVFDTSWTNMWLDTRADQYDQFVERWEDGESIDDIRPDLENYELDEIEGHGPFEAVNVTDNLFEMELVEDHPDADQINFTRWEIHRVGSDTGEVLMGNEVDTIRNFTAEDAVLDNRPDDLTVGHLPAMWGMALPFNLDHEHVGNVRVRQALAEFIDREGVASSYGPYGEAVEAPSGLVGNIDGENNPSDAWTDWITDEGADALHRYDDVERGRDLLREEGYSRDDEQWYTPDDEEFELTITMPADTTDWHPVYQTVEGQLRQEGINADVEAVDDTVYWSDYYLDGDYDLASTGWTLQNSYPYFTFRMYYIIDAQYLNLDTDDVVAPPIGEPDGDLESVDVVGLLEELQTTQDEAESVELIEEIAWVTNQYLPMLPLTEINDTVWFWEDEWWVPDPVEESETYQSKWPLWQFPRTGNLRAR
- a CDS encoding helix-turn-helix domain-containing protein, with the translated sequence MTDAHNPDDHTGSVLYEPPEWAPVPGAMYPRATRLEHGEGDDPALLATFECYETVGKTGTDEPYFPIYRSTDDGRSWSHYADLRDTEHGWGLRYQPTLFELPQQVGPWEAGTVLAAGNAIPSDRSETSIDLYASDDGGRNWSFVSTIVSGGKAVPSRGESPVWVPELTVDADGNLVCYFSDERHSEDGYDRLIGHRVSSDGGNTWEPQVFDVAIADNESRPGMPSVTPLPNGRYLMTYYIDGPQYGGSVFTRTSPNGREWGDPADVGAPVQTTDELQLIDGPYGTWVPAGDDNGTILVAGKTFRDKHRNPAPDSGTVLLATTDMSAVGPWTPVSAPLWFDDELETGHRSVAWTTTLLPAADGTELLQFTSTYAGHGKTEIRYGRESLSTMVEYDRDSSERSASTSSTERSQSAHRRTRENTQFISRPTDSTPPAEPHHVKSIVKAFDLLETIERTGPVGVTELARQTGVAKSSVYKYLDTLRHLGYVTKSDGEYATSLRLFRFGQQILSRHEVRDIAKPELQALSERIGETVSLIVEEDGDAVYLYCTDPVDGLTTIEAGSRLPIHVSTGGKALLAHRSREEVDSLLENAVRTVDRQNFYADLETARDNRVLIDRDTSTQLEYSAGLLEKQEYTISQQRADDRIHRIAVPIRDGEDRGVAALEVIGSNFELDSTRLQADLVPLLVAAAKEIELELLERERGQFG